One genomic window of Vibrio rhizosphaerae includes the following:
- a CDS encoding sporulation protein encodes MSFLKKTLASFGIGSAKVDAVLQQEVLQPGQQANVTIHVYGGATAQEIDNIEAQLCCRYIDEEPIGEDRRGESRTHRVHRRCVLDQWRLPYAFTIHPGETRDFLVTFNIPWNTPITIGDAKVWLETGLDIALASDPTDKDEVTVRPEPLLDAVFSAFESQGFRIRQVECEAVSGFELPFVQEFEFVPTTGPYHGRWREVEVVAYRSEAALELWFEIDRQQRGVGGMLSHLLGSGALKRHLIIPITTPLEQVAERVFDFLEEST; translated from the coding sequence ATGTCTTTTTTGAAGAAAACCCTCGCAAGTTTTGGTATCGGGTCAGCAAAAGTTGATGCTGTGTTACAACAAGAGGTGCTCCAACCCGGACAGCAAGCGAATGTCACGATCCATGTTTATGGCGGGGCGACAGCACAGGAAATTGATAATATTGAGGCACAATTATGTTGTCGCTATATCGATGAAGAGCCGATCGGAGAGGATCGTCGGGGAGAATCCCGGACACACAGAGTGCATCGGCGCTGTGTTTTGGATCAATGGCGCTTGCCGTATGCCTTTACGATCCATCCGGGAGAGACGCGAGACTTTCTGGTGACATTCAATATTCCCTGGAACACGCCCATTACGATTGGGGATGCAAAAGTCTGGCTGGAAACCGGTTTGGACATTGCCCTTGCTTCTGATCCGACAGATAAAGATGAAGTGACTGTCCGACCTGAACCGTTACTCGATGCCGTATTCAGTGCTTTCGAGTCTCAGGGATTTCGAATTCGTCAGGTTGAATGTGAAGCAGTCAGTGGATTCGAGTTACCGTTTGTGCAGGAATTTGAGTTTGTGCCGACGACCGGGCCTTATCATGGTCGCTGGCGTGAAGTTGAAGTGGTTGCTTACCGCTCCGAGGCGGCATTGGAATTATGGTTTGAAATTGACCGGCAACAGCGAGGCGTCGGTGGCATGTTGTCTCATCTGCTTGGCAGCGGGGCATTGAAACGCCACCTGATCATTCCGATAACTACGCCGCTTGAACAGGTCGCTGAGCGGGTATTCGATTTTCTTGAGGAAAGCACGTAA
- a CDS encoding YihD family protein — MKCHRIEELLELLEPEWQKDAELNLLAFLAKLANEAGYQGDLANLSDDILIYHLKMRHSAKDEMIPGLKKDQEDDFKTAILKARGIIQ; from the coding sequence ATGAAATGCCACCGTATTGAAGAGCTGCTCGAACTGTTAGAACCCGAGTGGCAGAAAGATGCTGAACTCAATCTGCTTGCGTTTCTGGCCAAACTAGCCAATGAAGCGGGTTATCAGGGTGACTTAGCAAATTTAAGTGATGATATCCTGATCTATCATCTGAAAATGCGCCATAGTGCCAAAGATGAGATGATCCCGGGGCTAAAAAAAGATCAGGAAGACGATTTTAAAACTGCGATATTGAAAGCTCGTGGTATTATTCAATAA
- a CDS encoding acyltransferase: MLAYVLLVVNACLVLVNTGFCSVAICVAALIKLLLPTSALKAYATRLANWFMWLWATVNMRILNLSNPVQWDIQGVDQLNRQGWYLMISNHMSWTDIVVLCSVFKDRIPMPKFFLKQQLLYVPFIGMSCWALDMPFMRRYSREYLLRNPEKRGQDLATTRRSCAKFKHTPTTVVNYVEGTRFTPEKQRATRSAYRHLLPPKSGGIAYTLAAMGEQFEKIIDVTLAYPDNQAMPFKDMLMGRMQRIVVRVRVLPVDEQVSGDYFNDKPYKRQFQKWLGDVWADKDVLLDDIYQ; this comes from the coding sequence ATGCTGGCTTACGTTTTATTGGTTGTAAACGCCTGTTTGGTGTTGGTGAATACTGGTTTTTGTTCTGTTGCGATCTGTGTGGCGGCCCTGATTAAATTGTTACTGCCTACTTCCGCTTTGAAAGCTTATGCGACGCGGCTTGCTAATTGGTTTATGTGGTTGTGGGCCACCGTCAATATGCGGATTCTGAATTTGTCTAATCCGGTCCAATGGGATATTCAAGGCGTTGATCAACTGAACCGGCAGGGATGGTATCTGATGATCAGCAATCACATGAGCTGGACGGATATCGTTGTATTGTGCAGTGTATTTAAAGATCGGATTCCGATGCCAAAATTTTTCTTAAAACAGCAGTTATTGTATGTGCCGTTTATCGGGATGAGTTGCTGGGCTCTGGATATGCCATTTATGCGTCGTTATTCAAGAGAATACCTGCTGCGTAATCCAGAAAAACGCGGCCAGGATCTGGCGACGACTCGCCGTTCGTGTGCCAAGTTCAAACATACACCAACCACTGTCGTCAATTATGTCGAGGGCACACGTTTTACACCGGAGAAACAACGTGCAACCCGGTCGGCCTATCGGCATCTGTTACCGCCGAAATCGGGCGGCATCGCTTATACGCTGGCAGCAATGGGGGAGCAGTTTGAGAAGATTATCGATGTCACATTAGCTTATCCGGATAATCAGGCAATGCCATTTAAAGATATGTTGATGGGTAGAATGCAACGTATTGTGGTTCGGGTCCGGGTTTTGCCGGTTGATGAACAGGTGTCGGGCGATTATTTCAATGACAAACCCTATAAGCGGCAGTTTCAGAAATGGCTGGGGGATGTTTGGGCAGATAAAGATGTGTTATTAGATGATATCTATCAATGA
- a CDS encoding methyl-accepting chemotaxis protein, translated as MSAKAKLTFYIGGLFIIIVTIISIVCFYNFRSASSKNYTEKLTNQSTLVAQVIELETTRIFNILDIVGDTLPIKAGQITDEKKMLSTLKDLSSKIDLLNAYVALPSGVTFSTSANGFVANFNAEKTQREWFIRGMKGDKNIITTPFKSTTGRYVIALANPIYRDGKVIGVLSVNVSINTVNAFVDKISENKQVFVTRTDGFIFSSKNKDEIGKNIFKIRPSYAPYQNKEKSVHSYTHDGKEYYVTEVTIDALHWMIWSWDSWDNILQSSKHNLYMTMVVAVISLCFSLGIVYWLVIQLMYKPIGGEPQQISDIVEQIAHGDLSHQSASQKQVTGIYRSVLHMVTNLRNIVTEINGAAAEIDQVSQTLSSSAQYVNQSSQSQMNQLEQTSTAMNEMTVTVDEVAQNALNASSAAEEASEKSRQGLDIVKEMSQDIRILAQGMEQVVTTTAQLEKETIDIGGILDVINTISEQTNLLALNAAIEAARAGENGRGFAVVADEVRGLASRTRESTEQIQTVIERLQDETKKTVQLIASNTEEAKHAEERSVNATKALEAIQHSVVVIQDMNSQIATAAEQQTHVSAEINASIVEINDLAKATAETSDDNADKTHKLTGIAANLSQSVNAFRLS; from the coding sequence GTGAGTGCAAAGGCTAAATTAACATTCTATATTGGGGGATTGTTTATCATTATTGTTACAATCATCTCCATTGTATGTTTTTATAATTTTCGTTCAGCATCCAGTAAAAATTATACAGAAAAATTAACCAACCAATCGACGTTAGTCGCTCAGGTTATCGAACTTGAAACGACAAGAATATTCAATATTCTTGATATTGTCGGTGATACCCTGCCGATAAAAGCAGGACAGATTACCGACGAGAAAAAAATGCTCTCGACCCTCAAAGATCTCTCCAGCAAGATTGATCTCCTCAATGCCTACGTCGCATTACCTTCTGGCGTAACATTTTCCACCAGCGCTAACGGGTTTGTTGCCAACTTCAATGCCGAGAAAACACAACGAGAATGGTTTATTCGTGGTATGAAAGGAGACAAAAATATTATTACAACCCCATTTAAAAGCACGACGGGACGATATGTCATCGCACTCGCGAATCCAATATATCGAGATGGTAAAGTTATCGGCGTATTATCAGTTAATGTTTCGATTAATACGGTAAATGCATTTGTTGATAAAATTTCAGAAAATAAACAAGTTTTTGTTACTCGAACTGATGGCTTTATTTTTTCCTCGAAAAACAAAGACGAAATTGGCAAAAATATATTTAAAATAAGGCCATCTTACGCACCATATCAAAATAAAGAAAAAAGTGTTCACTCTTATACCCATGATGGTAAGGAATATTATGTTACCGAAGTCACTATTGATGCTCTGCATTGGATGATTTGGTCATGGGATTCTTGGGATAATATTCTTCAGTCTTCCAAACATAATTTATACATGACGATGGTCGTCGCAGTCATTTCACTCTGTTTCTCTTTAGGGATCGTTTATTGGCTGGTCATTCAATTGATGTATAAGCCGATTGGCGGAGAGCCGCAACAGATCTCTGATATCGTCGAGCAAATCGCTCATGGCGATCTCTCTCATCAGTCAGCCTCACAAAAGCAGGTGACCGGGATCTATCGCTCCGTACTTCATATGGTGACCAATCTTCGAAATATCGTCACCGAAATCAATGGTGCCGCGGCTGAAATCGACCAAGTCTCTCAAACCCTCTCGTCTTCGGCTCAGTACGTAAATCAAAGTTCTCAGTCCCAGATGAATCAGTTGGAGCAAACTTCAACAGCCATGAATGAAATGACTGTAACGGTGGATGAAGTCGCTCAAAATGCACTGAACGCTTCTTCTGCCGCTGAAGAAGCGTCTGAAAAATCTCGACAAGGGTTAGATATTGTCAAAGAGATGAGTCAAGACATCCGGATTTTGGCTCAGGGTATGGAACAAGTGGTGACAACCACGGCGCAACTAGAGAAAGAAACCATTGATATCGGAGGCATTCTTGATGTAATCAATACCATCTCAGAACAAACCAATCTGCTGGCCCTGAATGCCGCGATTGAAGCTGCCCGGGCTGGTGAAAATGGCCGAGGATTTGCCGTTGTCGCAGACGAAGTCAGGGGGCTGGCCAGCCGAACCCGAGAAAGCACAGAACAAATTCAGACGGTCATCGAACGACTACAGGATGAAACCAAAAAAACAGTTCAGTTGATCGCATCGAATACCGAGGAGGCGAAACATGCAGAAGAACGTTCAGTCAACGCGACCAAGGCATTAGAAGCCATTCAACACTCAGTCGTTGTGATTCAGGATATGAACAGCCAAATCGCAACCGCAGCAGAACAACAAACCCATGTTTCCGCAGAAATCAATGCCAGTATTGTTGAAATCAATGATCTGGCGAAGGCAACAGCAGAAACATCGGATGACAATGCGGATAAAACCCACAAACTCACGGGGATAGCAGCCAATTTGTCACAGTCTGTTAATGCCTTCCGCTTGTCATGA
- a CDS encoding thiol:disulfide interchange protein DsbA/DsbL → MKKLFALLTTLLVSLSIHAAQFKEGEYYKVLDRPHSDNPKVMEFFSFYCPHCNAFEPIVEKLAAQLPAGTEFQRVHVSFMGGNMAHSMSKAYATMVSLNVEDKMVPVMFDRIHNKRRPPQNDEALKQIFTDEGIDAKSFDNAFNSFAVDSMVRRFDKTFDESGLQGVPALIVNNKYLVQPPRDIKTEEYFALVDYLLKK, encoded by the coding sequence ATGAAAAAGCTTTTTGCTTTATTAACAACTTTACTCGTCAGTCTGTCTATCCACGCCGCGCAGTTTAAAGAAGGCGAATACTACAAAGTGCTTGATCGGCCACATTCTGACAACCCGAAAGTCATGGAGTTTTTCTCATTCTACTGCCCACACTGTAATGCGTTTGAGCCTATTGTGGAAAAACTGGCAGCACAACTCCCAGCCGGAACAGAATTTCAGCGTGTTCACGTTTCATTCATGGGTGGCAATATGGCACATTCAATGAGTAAAGCTTACGCGACAATGGTCTCGCTGAATGTTGAAGACAAAATGGTCCCGGTGATGTTTGATCGTATCCACAACAAACGACGCCCGCCACAGAACGACGAAGCATTGAAGCAAATCTTTACCGATGAAGGGATCGATGCCAAATCATTCGATAATGCCTTTAACAGCTTTGCCGTCGATTCGATGGTACGCCGTTTTGACAAGACCTTTGATGAAAGTGGTCTGCAAGGCGTTCCAGCCCTGATCGTCAACAATAAGTATCTGGTTCAGCCACCGCGCGATATCAAAACCGAAGAGTATTTTGCCTTAGTCGATTACTTACTGAAAAAATAA
- a CDS encoding serine/threonine protein kinase produces MTQATFHFDALTPDLMWYALESIGIRAESGFLPLNSYENRVYQFTDESRQRYVVKFYRPERWTTEQIEEEHLFAQQLIESEIPISAPIRLMGKTLHAYQGYQFALFLSEGGRQFEIDNAEQLEWVGRFMGRIHQVGAKQPFTYRPTITLDEYLYQPQQRLENSTFIPTHIEKAFFSDLSLLIHAIEQQWPEQTNNIRLHGDCHPGNILWRDGPIFVDLDDARNGPAIQDLWMMLHGDRADRLAQLDTLLEGYQEFCDFNPSELKLIEPLRGLRMVHYMAWLAKRWQDPAFPAAFPWFNDPKYWEGQVLALKEQISALEETPLSLMPQW; encoded by the coding sequence ATGACACAAGCAACCTTTCACTTCGATGCGCTGACCCCAGACCTCATGTGGTATGCACTCGAGAGCATCGGTATCCGCGCCGAATCCGGCTTCTTACCGTTGAATAGCTACGAAAACCGGGTTTACCAATTTACCGATGAATCCCGGCAGCGCTATGTGGTGAAATTCTATCGACCCGAGCGATGGACAACCGAACAAATCGAAGAAGAACATCTCTTTGCACAACAGCTCATCGAATCAGAAATACCGATTTCTGCACCAATCCGTCTGATGGGCAAGACACTACATGCTTATCAGGGCTATCAGTTTGCATTGTTTCTCAGTGAAGGGGGACGCCAGTTCGAAATTGATAATGCTGAACAGCTTGAGTGGGTCGGACGATTTATGGGACGCATTCACCAAGTCGGTGCCAAACAACCGTTTACTTATCGCCCAACAATCACACTCGACGAATATCTTTATCAGCCTCAGCAACGACTGGAAAATTCAACATTTATTCCGACTCATATCGAAAAGGCGTTTTTCTCCGATCTGTCTTTGTTGATTCACGCCATAGAACAGCAATGGCCGGAACAGACCAACAATATTCGTCTGCACGGTGATTGTCATCCGGGCAATATTCTCTGGCGTGATGGCCCGATATTTGTGGATCTGGATGATGCGCGTAACGGTCCGGCAATTCAGGATTTATGGATGATGCTGCACGGAGATCGCGCCGATCGACTTGCACAACTCGATACTCTTCTTGAAGGTTACCAAGAATTTTGCGATTTTAACCCTTCTGAATTGAAACTAATTGAACCGTTGCGTGGTCTACGCATGGTACATTACATGGCATGGTTGGCAAAGAGATGGCAAGATCCTGCATTTCCGGCGGCTTTCCCTTGGTTTAATGACCCCAAATATTGGGAGGGACAAGTACTAGCTCTGAAAGAACAAATTTCAGCACTGGAAGAAACGCCACTTTCTTTGATGCCGCAATGGTAG
- a CDS encoding TrkH family potassium uptake protein: MLNLKSILFVLGLVLSKLALFMYVPTLVSFVSGTAGFLDFGQAVLITHVAAFIFLTLGRTANFKLNVRDMFLITSLVWTVASAFAALPFVFINHISFTDAYFETMSGITTTGSTVLSGLDNMAPSILLWRSILQWLGGVGFIVMAVAVLPMLNVGGMKLFQTESSDWSDKSSPRAKTVAKNIVIVYVILTLLCCIGYVMTGMTVFEAINHSFTTLSTGGYSTSDGSMNHFSKGAHWVATVFMFLGGLPFLLFVSAIRKKKPIELYKDAQVRGFFYLFLAASGIVALWLVVHNGYPVMDAIRVAMFNIVSVVTTTGYGLDDFTAWGALPSTLFAFLMMVGACSGSTAGGIKIFRFQIAITLLNRQMMKLIHPSGVFVQRYNNRPVTDDIVRSVVAFALTFVITIIIIAGALSAMGLDPTTSISGAITAVSNVGPGMGNIIGPTGNFAPLPDMAKWILSFGMLMGRLEILTILVLFFPAFWRR, encoded by the coding sequence ATGCTGAATCTGAAATCGATTCTATTTGTGCTGGGATTGGTCCTGTCCAAACTGGCTTTGTTTATGTATGTCCCGACACTGGTGTCCTTTGTCAGTGGCACGGCTGGATTTCTTGACTTCGGACAGGCTGTTCTCATTACCCATGTTGCAGCCTTTATTTTTCTGACCTTAGGCCGGACCGCTAATTTTAAGCTCAATGTCCGAGACATGTTTCTGATTACCAGTTTAGTCTGGACGGTCGCCAGCGCGTTTGCGGCCCTGCCTTTCGTGTTTATCAATCATATTAGTTTTACCGATGCCTACTTTGAAACCATGTCAGGGATTACCACAACCGGTTCAACTGTTCTGAGCGGTCTGGATAACATGGCACCCAGCATTTTACTCTGGCGCTCGATCTTACAATGGCTGGGCGGTGTCGGATTTATCGTGATGGCGGTCGCCGTGCTACCTATGCTCAATGTCGGGGGGATGAAACTGTTCCAGACGGAATCCTCTGACTGGTCTGATAAAAGCAGTCCCCGGGCCAAAACCGTCGCAAAAAATATTGTGATTGTCTACGTCATTCTGACGCTGTTATGTTGTATTGGCTATGTCATGACAGGGATGACCGTCTTTGAGGCTATCAACCATTCATTCACAACTTTGTCCACAGGCGGATATTCGACCTCCGACGGTTCTATGAACCACTTCTCAAAAGGTGCACATTGGGTTGCGACCGTGTTTATGTTCCTGGGCGGATTACCCTTCTTGCTATTTGTCTCGGCCATCCGTAAGAAAAAACCGATCGAACTGTACAAAGATGCTCAGGTACGCGGCTTCTTCTATCTGTTTCTCGCTGCCAGCGGCATTGTGGCGTTATGGCTGGTTGTCCACAACGGCTACCCGGTAATGGATGCGATTCGAGTGGCCATGTTTAATATTGTTTCGGTCGTGACAACAACCGGATATGGACTGGATGACTTTACCGCATGGGGAGCCCTGCCCAGTACATTGTTTGCATTTTTAATGATGGTCGGGGCGTGTTCCGGTTCGACCGCCGGTGGGATCAAAATTTTCCGCTTTCAAATTGCTATCACGCTACTCAACCGGCAGATGATGAAGCTCATTCATCCTTCCGGGGTCTTTGTCCAGCGCTATAACAACCGGCCGGTCACCGATGATATCGTACGTTCTGTGGTCGCCTTTGCCCTAACGTTTGTGATTACGATTATTATCATTGCCGGTGCATTGAGTGCTATGGGATTAGATCCGACCACCAGTATTTCCGGGGCAATCACCGCGGTTTCAAACGTGGGGCCGGGCATGGGGAATATTATCGGCCCAACCGGTAACTTTGCGCCGCTACCGGATATGGCAAAATGGATTCTGAGTTTTGGGATGTTAATGGGAAGACTGGAAATCCTGACCATTCTGGTGCTGTTTTTCCCCGCGTTCTGGCGACGTTAA
- a CDS encoding YifB family Mg chelatase-like AAA ATPase, whose product MGLAVIHSRASVGVEAPLVTVEVHISNGMPGFTLVGLPETTVKESRDRVRSAIIHSRFEFPPKRITVNLAPADLPKEGGRFDLPIALGILAASDQIISDHLADYEFLGELALSGQLRTVKGVLPAALAAGLANRALVVPHENGDQAALVGQGQHLSAGSLQEVCQALCGDVSLGLYQSQPDMSQPASTRDLQDIIGQQQGKRALEIAAAGHHNLLFLGPPGTGKTMLASRLCDLLPEMSNEEAMETAAVASLTQQDIHQYNWKQRPFRAPHHSSSMAALVGGGSIPRPGEISLAHNGLLFLDEMPEFERRVLDSLREPLESGEIIISRAQGKTRFPARFQLVGALNPSPTGYYEGQESRINPQHILRYLSRLSGPLLDRFDLSIEIPALPKGMLAEGGGRGETTQIVRERVLRARALMLRLRGKANSLLTSREIETFCPLAKPDADFLENALHRLGLSIRAYHRIIKVARTIADLAEEEHIQRAHLAEALGYRAMDRLLKQLTMQAV is encoded by the coding sequence GTGCGATTATCCACTCCCGGTTTGAATTTCCGCCCAAACGTATCACGGTTAATCTGGCACCGGCCGATTTACCGAAAGAGGGCGGACGATTTGATCTGCCGATCGCTTTGGGCATTCTGGCCGCTTCTGATCAAATCATATCGGACCATCTGGCCGACTATGAGTTTTTAGGGGAGTTGGCTTTATCCGGTCAGTTACGGACAGTCAAAGGGGTATTGCCTGCTGCGCTGGCGGCCGGGCTGGCAAACCGTGCGCTGGTGGTGCCGCATGAAAATGGCGATCAGGCGGCTTTGGTCGGGCAAGGGCAGCATCTCTCAGCCGGTAGTTTGCAGGAAGTCTGTCAGGCGTTGTGTGGTGATGTTTCATTGGGGTTATATCAATCTCAGCCGGATATGAGTCAACCCGCGTCCACACGAGATTTACAGGATATTATTGGTCAGCAACAGGGCAAGCGGGCTTTAGAAATTGCAGCCGCCGGTCATCATAATTTGTTGTTTCTCGGCCCGCCGGGGACGGGTAAAACGATGCTAGCCTCGCGGTTATGTGACTTATTGCCGGAGATGAGTAACGAAGAAGCGATGGAAACTGCAGCCGTTGCATCCCTGACGCAGCAGGATATTCATCAGTACAACTGGAAACAGCGGCCATTTCGTGCTCCGCATCATTCCAGTTCGATGGCTGCATTGGTTGGCGGTGGTTCGATACCTCGCCCCGGGGAAATTTCGCTTGCTCATAATGGGTTGCTCTTTCTTGATGAAATGCCGGAATTTGAACGTCGGGTACTGGATTCATTGCGTGAACCGTTGGAATCAGGAGAAATTATCATTTCCCGGGCGCAGGGGAAGACACGTTTCCCGGCCCGTTTTCAGTTAGTCGGTGCATTAAATCCAAGTCCGACCGGCTATTATGAAGGTCAGGAAAGTCGGATTAATCCCCAACATATTCTCCGTTATCTGAGTCGATTATCGGGCCCGTTATTGGATCGGTTTGACTTGTCGATCGAGATTCCCGCTTTACCCAAAGGTATGCTTGCCGAAGGAGGTGGACGGGGAGAGACAACACAGATCGTTCGTGAGCGAGTGCTTCGGGCGCGTGCGTTAATGCTTCGTTTACGGGGGAAAGCGAATTCTCTGCTGACCAGTCGGGAAATCGAGACGTTTTGTCCATTGGCAAAGCCGGATGCTGACTTTCTGGAAAATGCATTGCACCGTCTCGGGCTTTCTATTCGCGCGTATCACCGTATTATCAAAGTTGCCCGGACCATTGCTGATTTAGCGGAAGAAGAGCACATCCAGCGGGCACATCTGGCCGAAGCGTTGGGCTATCGTGCGATGGATCGATTATTGAAACAATTGACGATGCAAGCGGTTTAA
- the trhA gene encoding PAQR family membrane homeostasis protein TrhA encodes MTSLNHGYTLKEEIWNSITHGVGLVLGIIGLVMLLVKATSANDDVLTITSVAIYGGSIILLFLASTLYHSIPQQRAKRWLKTFDHCAIYLLIAGSYTPFLLVSLRTPLAIGLMTVIWLIALVGIGLKIAFIHRFKRLSLAIYVVMGWLSLVVVYQLAIHLNVGGLTLLAAGGVIYTLGVIFYVGKKIPYNHAIWHGFVLSGCACHFFSIYYYVLSH; translated from the coding sequence ATGACCTCGTTGAATCACGGATATACGCTCAAAGAAGAGATCTGGAATTCGATCACACACGGTGTTGGCTTGGTTTTGGGTATCATTGGTTTAGTGATGCTATTGGTGAAAGCTACGTCAGCAAATGATGACGTTTTGACGATCACCAGTGTTGCGATTTATGGTGGCAGCATCATTCTGTTGTTTCTTGCTTCGACACTCTATCATTCCATTCCACAGCAGCGAGCCAAGCGGTGGTTGAAAACATTTGATCATTGTGCGATTTATCTGTTAATTGCCGGTAGTTATACCCCTTTTCTGTTGGTGAGTCTGAGGACGCCTTTAGCGATTGGACTGATGACCGTGATCTGGTTGATTGCGCTGGTTGGCATCGGATTAAAGATTGCTTTTATTCACCGATTTAAACGCTTGTCTTTAGCGATTTATGTCGTGATGGGATGGCTTTCTCTGGTCGTGGTCTATCAGTTGGCGATTCACCTGAATGTCGGCGGGCTGACTTTGCTGGCTGCCGGTGGCGTCATTTATACGCTCGGCGTGATTTTCTATGTCGGGAAAAAGATACCGTATAATCATGCTATCTGGCATGGCTTTGTACTCAGTGGCTGTGCCTGTCACTTTTTCTCGATTTACTACTATGTGTTGTCGCATTGA
- the trkA gene encoding Trk system potassium transporter TrkA, with amino-acid sequence MKIIILGAGQVGGTLAENLVGENNDITIVDKSSDRLRELQDKYDLRVVNGHASHPSVLKEAGAQDADMLVAVTNTDETNMAACQVAFTLFNTPNRIARIRSPEYLAEKETLFHSGAVPVDHLIAPEELVTSYIERLVHYPGALQVVSFANQKVSLVAVKAYYGGPLVGNALSALREHMPHIETRVAAIFRQGRPIRPQGTTIIEADDEVFFVAASNHIRSVMSELQRLERPYRRIMIVGGGNIGASLARRLEHSYSVKLIERNYQRAEYLSEQLENTIVFCGDAADQELLTEENIDQVDVFIALTNEDETNIMSAMLAKRLGAKKVMVLIQRGAYVDLVQGGVIDVAISPQQATISALLTHVRRADIVNVSSLRRGAAEAIEAIAHGDETTSKVVGKAVGDIKLPPGTTIGAIVRGEEVLIAHDRTIIEQDDHVVMFLVNKKYVSDVEALFQPSPFFL; translated from the coding sequence ATGAAGATCATCATTCTTGGCGCCGGTCAGGTAGGTGGCACACTGGCGGAAAACCTAGTTGGTGAAAACAACGATATTACGATTGTCGATAAAAGTAGTGACCGCCTGAGAGAGCTTCAGGACAAATACGACCTTCGCGTTGTGAACGGACATGCCAGCCATCCGAGTGTTCTCAAAGAGGCCGGAGCTCAGGATGCAGATATGCTGGTCGCGGTGACCAACACGGATGAAACAAACATGGCCGCCTGTCAGGTGGCATTTACTTTGTTTAATACCCCCAATCGGATTGCCCGAATTCGTTCTCCTGAATACCTTGCTGAAAAAGAAACCCTCTTTCATTCCGGTGCCGTACCGGTGGACCATTTGATTGCACCGGAAGAACTGGTAACCAGTTATATCGAGCGCTTAGTCCACTATCCCGGTGCGTTACAAGTTGTTAGTTTTGCCAATCAAAAAGTTAGCCTCGTTGCAGTAAAAGCATATTATGGCGGCCCATTGGTTGGCAATGCACTCTCAGCCCTGCGCGAACACATGCCGCATATCGAAACCCGTGTCGCAGCAATTTTCCGTCAAGGCAGACCGATTCGTCCTCAGGGAACCACGATTATTGAAGCCGACGACGAAGTATTCTTTGTCGCAGCCAGTAACCATATACGTTCGGTCATGAGTGAACTACAACGTCTGGAAAGACCCTATCGCAGAATCATGATCGTCGGTGGGGGAAATATCGGGGCAAGCCTCGCCAGACGTCTTGAACACAGCTACAGCGTGAAACTGATTGAGCGAAATTATCAACGTGCCGAATACCTGTCGGAGCAGCTGGAAAATACCATTGTCTTTTGTGGTGATGCTGCCGATCAAGAACTGTTAACCGAAGAAAATATCGATCAAGTGGATGTCTTCATTGCCCTGACCAATGAAGATGAAACCAACATTATGTCAGCCATGTTGGCAAAACGCTTGGGCGCCAAAAAAGTGATGGTTCTGATTCAGCGGGGCGCTTACGTCGATCTGGTTCAAGGCGGTGTGATTGATGTTGCGATCTCGCCACAGCAAGCGACAATTTCTGCACTACTGACGCACGTTCGTCGGGCTGATATCGTCAACGTCTCTTCTCTGCGTCGTGGCGCAGCGGAAGCCATCGAAGCCATAGCTCACGGTGATGAAACCACCTCAAAAGTTGTCGGCAAAGCGGTCGGCGATATCAAACTACCGCCCGGCACCACCATTGGTGCTATCGTCCGGGGTGAAGAAGTACTCATCGCCCATGACCGGACAATCATCGAGCAGGATGACCACGTGGTGATGTTCTTAGTCAATAAGAAATATGTTTCCGATGTCGAAGCCCTGTTCCAACCCAGCCCATTTTTCCTGTAG